The proteins below are encoded in one region of Belonocnema kinseyi isolate 2016_QV_RU_SX_M_011 chromosome 1, B_treatae_v1, whole genome shotgun sequence:
- the LOC117181636 gene encoding histone H4, with protein sequence MTGRGKGGKGLGKGGAKRHRKVLRDNIQGITKPAIRRLARRGGVKRISGLIYEETRGVLKVFLENVIRDAVTYTEHAKRKTVTAMDVVYALKRQGRTLYGFGG encoded by the coding sequence ATGACTGGCCGTGGTAAAGGAGGCAAAGGTTTGGGAAAGGGAGGAGCAAAGCGCCATCGTAAAGTTTTGCGTGACAACATCCAGGGAATTACGAAGCCCGCCATCCGTCGTCTGGCTCGTCGTGGTGGAGTCAAGCGTATTTCTGGCTTGATCTACGAGGAAACTCGAGGTGTCTTGAAGGTATTCCTTGAAAACGTCATCCGTGATGCAGTCACCTATACTGAACATGCCAAGAGAAAGACTGTCACTGCTATGGACGTTGTCTATGCTTTGAAACGTCAAGGACGTACTCTATATGGTTTCGGAGGTTAA